A portion of the Drosophila innubila isolate TH190305 chromosome 3L unlocalized genomic scaffold, UK_Dinn_1.0 0_D_3L, whole genome shotgun sequence genome contains these proteins:
- the LOC117788078 gene encoding uncharacterized protein LOC117788078, with protein sequence MAATTITTGNKLLQEQQHCGQQHLHRASIVFVVVLGLLLADNCVNGQIDGYIAGEDYPAYDAVPRGLSFNCQGRQPGYYADIETRCQVWHWCLHSGHQYSFLCPNGTVFNQAVRVCDWWSNVNCASSEQLYQNNDELYRIPDKQQQQQNVV encoded by the exons ATGgcagccacaacaataacaacaggaAACAAATTACtccaagaacaacaacattgcgGACAGCAGCATCTTCATCGTgc ATCCATCGTATTTGTTGTCGTGCTCGGTCTGCTGCTGGCAGATAACTGTGTCAATGGG CAAATTGATGGCTATATAGCTGGCGAGGATTATCCAGCCTACGATGCCGTGCCCCGAGGATTGTCCTTCAACTGTCAAGGGCGCCAGCCAGGATACTATGCGGACATTGAGACACGCTGTCAG gtCTGGCATTGGTGCTTGCATTCTGGACATCAATATTCGTTCCTCTGTCCAAATGGGACAGTTTTCAACCAAGCCGTTCGTGTCTGCGATTGGTGGTCAAATGTGAACTGTGCCAGCTCCGAGCAATTGTATCAGAACAACGATGAACTCTATCGTATACCcgacaagcaacaacagcagcagaatgTGGTATGA